In Glandiceps talaboti chromosome 16, keGlaTala1.1, whole genome shotgun sequence, a single window of DNA contains:
- the LOC144447733 gene encoding disintegrin and metalloproteinase domain-containing protein 10-like produces the protein MLDKWKLLFLILFWRKLFCSGTPLTPFIKNFAPVYYNKDSLTEIHHITKRSPQKRLQLKFSAYDRLFELELYPDVSIFTSDALIETGSETVIEYDRSKTYVGHLRGKGNNTVHGIVTEDGLFNGKITTEEDEFVVEPASTYFPKTREDDVIDFDSVIYKTSDVTLPKDKLQCGYKDQTKQFNEHLSRGGSKNFHEKRKKRYTSPRTCCTLFVVADHTFVQKHGSVHSTLDNILLLIQDVNLIFKSIDFDEDGSQDNITFAIKHIKIHTAESLLDSNYLLTGFHRNAEDYLYTFAGMGEYDDYCLAVLLSNQDFDEGILGLAWMGSLDYGQIGGICQKSILYDGKLRSFNSLVVTTQSGSTPVPYIKSTVTLAHELGHSFGASHDGVVIKECAPDEESGGYFLMYMYAVDGTQPNNKRFSPCSIEDMKGVVSFDGKSFYGCFIEPPLSICGNGIVEGDEECDCGSVDDCYDDCCYPMSDNQTFVPCTLKPGAVCSPTASNCCSKKCRFFKSKHNVLCSEETVCADAAYCQYPFKLYCTWISSMYSLTSMITDGGSCPVPEFKHDGTKCTDDMMCYQGSCSHSVCEAYGLHRCQCKKYHKKTTFSALDVRCHLCCSVDRKCRSSFFVEYIPDGFSQPGHPCNDYKGYCNNEHICIEVEPQYEVKRTVVTQLTSSKLLLILLVPIILIPVSVGIKLKKYAARIAAENPQNSQPPI, from the exons ATGCTTGATAAATGGAAACTCCTATTCCTGATTCTGTTTTGGAGAAAATTATTTTGCTCAG GAACTCCCCTTACTCCTTTTATCAAGAATTTTGCTCCAGTGTATTACAACAAAGATAGCTTGACTGAAATACACCATATTACAAAAAGATCACCACAAAAACGTCTCCAATTGAAGTTTTCTGCATATGACAG ATTGTTTGAGTTGGAACTTTACCCAGATGTCAGTATCTTTACTAGTGATGCTTTAATTGAAACTGGTAGTGAAACTGTTATTGAGTATGACAGGTCAAAAACGTATGTTGGTCATTTGAGAG GTAAAGGTAACAATACTGTGCATGGCATCGTGACAGAAGATGGTCTATTCAATGGTAAGATAACCACTGAAGAAGATGAGTTTGTTGTAGAACCAGCATCAACATACTTTCCTAAGACCAGAGAGGATGACGTGATTGATTTTGATTCTGTAATCTATAAAACTTCTGATGTAACTTTGCCAAAAGATAAACTTCAATGTGGATACAAGGATCAGACGAAACAGTTCAACGAACATCTTAGTAGAGGTGGTTCAAAAAACTTTCATGAGAAAAGGAAAAAGCGATACACCTCACCAAGGACTTGTTGTACACTGTTTGTAGTAGCAGATCATACCTTTGTACAGAAACATGGATCTGTGCATTCAACACTGGATAATATCCTCTTACTTATACAGGATGTAAATCTTATCTTCAAAAGTATTGATTTTGATGAGGATGGTTCTCAGGATAATATCACGTTTGCaataaaacatatcaaaatccACACAGCAGAATCGTTATTAGATTCAAATTACTTACTGACTGGGTTTCACCGTAATGCTGAAGACTATCTATACACATTTGCTGGCATGGGAGAATATGATGATTATTGTCTAGCAGTGCTACTATCCAATCAAGACTTTGATGAGGGTATTCTTGGTTTAGCATGGATGGGAAGTTTAGACTATGGCCAAATTGGAGGCATTTGTCAAAAATCAATA CTTTATGATGGCAAGTTGAGGAGCTTTAATTCTTTAGTGGTTACTACTCAAAGTGGCAGTACTCCTGTTCCCTATATCAAATCAACCGTCACCCTTGCACATGAACTTGGCCACAGCTTTGGAGCTAGT caTGATGGTGTTGTCATAAAGGAATGTGCACCAGATGAAGAAAGCGGGGGATACTttcttatgtacatgtatgcagtagaTGGTACCCAACCAAATAATAAAAGGTTTTCACCATGTAGTATAGAAGATATGAAAGGTGTTGTCAGTTTTGATGGCAAGAGTTTCTACGGCTGTTTCATAG AACCCCCCTTGTCAATCTGTGGTAATGGTATTGTTGAAGGTGATGAAGAATGTGACTGTGGCAGTGTTGATGATTGCTATGATGACTGTTGTTATCCCATGTCAGATAATCAAACTTTTGTACCATGTACACTTAAACCTGGAGCCGTGTGCAG TCCTACAGCTAGCAATTGTTGCAGTAAAAAATGCAGATTTTTCAAGTCCAAGCACAATGTGCTGTGTTCTGAAGAAACTGTGTGTGCTGATGCAGCATACTGTCAATATCCTTTCAAATTg TATTGTACATGGATTTCTTCAATGTATTCCTTGACATCCATGATTACGGATGGTGGTTCCTGTCCCGTTCCAGAGTTCAAACACGATGGAACGAAGTGCACTGATGATATGATGTGCTATCAGGGT AGCTGTTCTCACTCAGTCTGTGAAGCCTATGGCCTACATAGATGTCAGtgtaaaaaatatcataaaaaaacaacattttctgCTTTGGATGTCCGCTGTCATCTATGCTGCAGTGTAGACCGGAAATGCAG GTCCTCATTTTTTGTTGAATACATACCTGATGGATTCTCTCAACCTGGACATCCTTGTAACGACTACAAAGGTTATTGCAATAATGAACATATATGTATTGAG GTTGAACCACAATATGAAGTCAAACGAACTGTTGTGACACAGTTAACATCTTCAAAGCTGCTGCTGATTTTACTTGTGCCAATAATACTTATTCCAGTGTCTGTTGGAATCAAACTGAAGAAATATGCTGCAAGAATAGCAGCTGAAAATCCACAGAATTCTCAACCACCAATATAA